Proteins from a single region of Pangasianodon hypophthalmus isolate fPanHyp1 chromosome 7, fPanHyp1.pri, whole genome shotgun sequence:
- the hnrnpa0a gene encoding heterogeneous nuclear ribonucleoprotein A0a, giving the protein MESQLCKLFVGGLNVQTTDEGLRKHFEQFGALTDCVVVQNQQLKRSRCFGFVTYSTPEEADAAMAARPHVLDGNNVELKRAVAREDAGKPEALAKVKKIFVGGLKDDIEDQHLVDCFSQFGAVEKAEVITDKETGKKRGFGFVYFEDNDAADKAVVLKFHNINGHKVEVKKALTKQEMQSAGGRGGGVRGGRGGGRGMGRPQNGYGGGRGGGYGGGYGGGYSGGYGGGNDGGYGGGYGGGYSSGYGGGYGDQMGGYGGGNGYNDFGSGYGQQASGYGPMKEMTKLMEFGNSSVLSPAG; this is encoded by the coding sequence ATGGAGAGCCAGCTTTGCAAGCTTTTTGTCGGTGGACTCAACGTCCAGACCACAGATGAAGGCCTTCGCAAGCATTTTGAACAGTTCGGAGCTCTGACCGACTGTGTGGTGGTGCAAAATCAGCAGCTGAAGCGCTCGCGCTGCTTCGGCTTCGTGACCTACTCCACGCCAGAGGAAGCGGACGCCGCCATGGCCGCTAGGCCTCATGTGCTGGACGGCAACAACGTGGAGCTGAAAAGAGCAGTGGCTCGGGAAGACGCCGGAAAGCCAGAAGCCCTCGCAAAGGTCAAGAAAATCTTTGTCGGCGGTCTTAAAGACGACATCGAGGACCAGCATCTCGTCGACTGCTTTTCGCAGTTCGGTGCCGTCGAGAAAGCCGAGGTGATCACAGACAAAGAGACCGGCAAGAAGCGCGGCTTCGGCTTCGTGTACTTCGAGGACAACGACGCAGCCGATAAGGCTGTAGTGCTcaagtttcacaacattaacgGCCACAAAGTGGAGGTGAAGAAAGCCCTGACCAAGCAGGAGATGCAGAGCGCCGGGGGTCGTGGCGGTGGCGTTCgcggaggaagaggaggaggacgcGGCATGGGAAGACCTCAAAATGGCTACGGCGGCGGAAGAGGCGGTGGTTATGGAGGAGGCTACGGAGGTGGCTACAGCGGCGGCTACGGCGGAGGAAACGACGGCGGGTATGGTGGCGGCTACGGAGGTGGCTACAGTAGCGGGTATGGGGGCGGCTACGGGGACCAAATGGGAGGCTACGGCGGTGGCAACGGCTACAATGACTTTGGCAGCGGCTACGGCCAGCAGGCCTCGGGCTACGGCCCCATGAAAG